The Thermoanaerobacterium thermosaccharolyticum DSM 571 region GACACTAGTTGGCGTTTTGAGGCATCATCTAAAAGAAACCGAATCTTTTCCATCGTAGTATCAAGATCATCCTCATGTTCTCTACTTATTAGTGACCAATATTTTTCAATTTTAACCCCGCTTTTGCTAAATGTAAGAAAATGTCCAGGCTTTAACTCATATATGTTGCGAAAAACTCCAACTCCTGGCGTCCTGGTAGGTCCCATAACAAAAATCTCTGCAAGTCCTTCTTCATCAACTTCAGCTTGAACGTATGGATGTGCCAAAATTGCTTTAATTTCAGAGCCGAATATGAGAGAACCATTTTTATAAGTATAAAAAAGAGGTTTAACACCTAAGCGATCTCTCGAAAGAAAAAGCCTGTTTTCATGCTCATCCCACACAGCGAAAGCATATATGCCATTTAATTTATATACACATTCAGTGCCCCATTCGATATATGATGTCAAAAGAACTTCTGTATCTGAATGACCTTTAAATGTATATCCTAATAATGCAAGTTCATGCCTTATTTCCTCTGTATTGTATAATTCCCCATTATATATGATGACGTATTTTTTATCTCCATATTCTTTAATCATCGGTTGCACTCCACCTTCTGGGTCAATTACAATAAGTCTCGTCTGTGCAAATGCACAATGTGGTGAAAGCCATATTCCCCAACTGTCAGGGCCTCGATTCTTAAGCTTTTCACCCATTGATGCAATTATACTGCTTCTATGTGTCAAATCTTCTTCAAAGCTTACCCATCCTGCTATTCCACACATCTTACCAGCCCCTTCCGATATAAATAATAAGGGTAGCTTATTTGATATTGAATTTCATCTGTTTGTAGTATATGTGGAATCATGTAAAATGTGAAAAAGGCTTCTACACATCAAATAATTTTTCTTGTGTAGAAGCCCAGTAAAAAACTAACTATATCGCTTTTTCTCCACGCTCACCGGTTCTTATCCTTATAGCGTCTTGTATGTCATATATAAATATCTTTCCATCACCTACGTTGCCTGTCCTTGCCACTTTTGTCACAGCATCTACGATGCTTTCAACGTTTGAATCATCTGTCACTATCTCTATCTTAACTTTTGGAAGGAGGCTTATTTCTATTTCTTCTCCTCTGTAGATCTCTTTTTTCCCTTTCTGCAGACCACATCCAAAAACCTGTGACACTGTCATACCATGTATTTTTATTTTATTCAATTCTGCCTTAACTTCTTCTAAAACATCTGGTCTTACAATACAATCGACTTTTTTCATTATTTTACCCCCTTGCTTATCCCGGTATCATCAATAACTTCCGGACTTTTCATATTCTTTTCAAGAACTCCATCTGAGTTCACAACAGGTGTCAATTGGAAATCAGGATATGCTAAAACACCCATTTCCGGCAAATCAAGCCCTGCGATTTCATCTTCCGGTTTGACTCTTATACCCATTATAGCATCAAGGGCTTTATAGAACAAGTAGCTTAATCCAAATCCATATACGACTATAACCGCCATGTCTATAAGCTGTGCCCAAAGCTGACCTGTACTGCCGTAAAGTATTCCTGTTACGGCACTTTGTACTCCGTTGAGCCCTGCACCATATGTGCCATCTGCAAATATGCCGACGCTTAAAATACCCCATAAACCGTTCACACCATGTACAGAAAATGCTCCTACCGGATCATCTATCTTAAGTTTATTTTCGACAAAAGCAACAGATATGCATACCAAAATGCCAGCTACCGCACCGATTATAAAAGCTGATATTCCATTTACAAATGCACATGGAGCCGTTATCGCCACAAGTCCGGCAAGAGCGCCGTTGCACATCATAGACGGATCCGGTTTTCCATACTTAACCCACATATAAAGCATTGCAACAAGTCCTCCTACAGCCCCGGCGATCATGGTATTTGTTGCAACAACTGCCAATCTTAGATCCGTTCCATTAAGTGTGGAACCTGCATTAAACGCAAACCATCCGAAGAAAAGTATGATGGTACCGAGAATAGCCATTGGTATATCATGTCCTGGTATCGCCACAGGTGTACCATCCTTTTTGAATTTACCTATCCTCGGTCCTATGACCATCGCTCCTGCAAGTGCCATCATGCCCCCCATTGCATGAACGACACCAGATCCTGCAAAATCAATTACACCATTCCCCAGGCCGAGTTTGGCTCCAAGCTGTGAAAGCCATCCTCCTCCCCAGACCCATCCACCATAGATAGGATAATAAACCATTGAAACGAAAAACGATCCAATTACAACCGCTAAAAATTTGACTCTCTCTGCCATCGCACCAGTAGGTATTGTAACCGTCGTATCCATAAATACCATCTCAAAGAAGAACAACGCATACACACCTACATCATACGTTCCACCACTTGACAGAAAAAATCCATTAAGCCCCAGTAAATTCCATCCTCCTATGCTTAATGCGTGGTTTAAAGGTGCTGTACCACCAAGGCTTGAAAATGAGCCGGAGCCCCCCATCATAAATGCAAAACCTGTCAAGAAAAATCCAACAGTACCTACTAAAAATACCATAAGATTCATAGCCATAGTGTGCATTGCATTTTTAGCCTGTGTAAAGCCTGTTTCAACAAGTGCAAATCCAGCTTGAAAGAAGAATATCAAAAATGCAGTTAACATTACCCATACAAAATTAATGCCAAGCTTATTCTTTGCAACCTGTGTAGCTACTTCTTCTAATGTAGGCTTGCCTGCAACTGCGCTTGTAATGTCCTTTACAGTGCCAAGATTTGCTCCCGTTGGATCGCCACCAGCAGCATATACCACCCCTACTGTCATTGCCAAAAGTAATGCCAATGCAATACCTATTATCACTTTCTTTTTCATAAAAAGCACCTCTATTATTTATTTTTCATATTCTTTTAAAATTGCTGATTGAAAATTTTTTGTCTTTTATATTTTTTGAAAGCCTATGAATTTTCCCAAAATAGATTATTACAAGGTAGATTACAGGTAATGCCATTATGAATGCTGGTACGTGATTTGAAAAAATTAATATTGTATTATGCACAGTACTGCTGTATAATATAAACGCCAAACTTAAAATTAAAATTATTGTATTTATGGTATATAAGATGATGATAGATATTTTTTTCACTTATATTATCACCTCCTTCTAAAAAATGAAGGTGCTTATACCTTAAAAGATAAAGATTAAGCACCTTTGCTTTTAATTTACCAAATAAATTGATTATATTTATCTGGCAAAATTTATATTAATATATTGAAGCTTTTGACTTATTGGTTAAAGTCAATCGCTTTAAACCCAAGATTATACGCTTCCTCGCCATGTTCTACTATATCAAGTCCTAATTCCTCTTCTTCTTTAGTCACTCTAAGCTCCATAAATATGCTTATTACTTTAAGTATGATGAATGACATCAATCCTGCAAAGATATACGTTGCAGCAACGCTTAAAAATTGAATCAACAATTGATTTGGATTGCCGTAAAATAAGCCATTTGCACCTGCAGGATTTATAGCCTTAGTTGCAAATAGTCCTGTCGCCAGTGCACCCCATGTACCTCCAACACCGTGTATTCCAAATGCGTCAAGCGAATCATCATATCCAAACTTATGCTTAATGTAATTGACAGATATAAAGCATATTATACCTGATATAACACCTATTACAATTGCTGAAACGGCTGTAACATATCCTGACGCTGGTGTAATTGCAACAAGTCCTGCTACAGCGCCACTTACAGCACCTAGTAGTGTCGGCTTACCGCTTACTTTCCATTCAGTTAATACCCATCCTATTGCTGCAGCAGCGGCAGCCGTATTTGTCACAACAAATGCATTAACTGCAATGCCATTTACAGATAAAGCACTTCCTGCATTAAATCCAAACCAACCAAACCACAAGAATGCTGCCCCCATCAAAACCATCGGCATGTGATGCGGTACCATCTTTGCATTCTTTCTCTTACCAAGAATTAAAGCTGCTACAAGACCTGATACGCCAGAACTTATGTGAACAACTGTACCGCCTGCAAAGTCCAATGCACCTAAGTTTTTAAGCCATCCGCCATTTCCCCATACCCAATGTGCAAGTGGATCATATACTAACGTTGTCCAAAGGAGTGTAAATACTATAAATGCTGAAAATTTCATTCTTTCAGCAAACGCACCAGTTATTAAAGCAGGTGTTATTATAGCAAACATCAATTGATATACCATAAACGCTAGAAGTGGTATCGTAGATGAATAAGTACTGTCGGGTTCAAGACCGATGTTATTAAGTCCAGCCCAATGTAAATTGCCTATCAAGTGGTATGTATCACCACTGAAAGATAATGAAAATCCAAATAATACCCATTGTACAGAAATAAGTGCAATAATAGTAAAACTTTGCATCATTATGCTTATCACGTTTTTCCCATTAACCATGCCACCGTAGAAAAGTGCAAGTCCCGGCGTCATAATCATGACTAAAGCTGCTGAAAATAATATAAACGCCGTATCTCCTGTATCAATCTTTCCTGTAGCAGCAAAAGCTATGTTTGGTACTGCCGTTATTAAAAAAATTGCTGGGACAAATATCTTTTTTTTCATATAGATTCCTCCTTTAAATAATAATAAAAGAAGACGCCCTAATACATAGGTAGCCCTATGAATTAGAGCGTCTTTGCTCTGCCGTTTTAAAGTAACAATATTTATTTAAATTATATTATACTATGATTTTTAGATATGTCAATATAAAATTTTTGTATTTAATCGGGCCTTATAAAAAGCAAATTCCAAAATATATCTTAAATGAATGGCATCGTGAACCTACTCCATCCTATAGAGGATGGAGCTTCCTACTTCATAGACCATTGCCTGCTGTTATTCGTATCAGGTCTTACACAATCTCCATAGGCGTAACTTCGGGAGGAACCTTCCCTACCAAAAATATTACTCTTAGGCTGTTATGCCAAATTGTCCTAATCCTTCATACAACACATTTATCGCTGCATTTACATCTCTGTCTATCTCTAATCCACACTCACATTTGTGTACTCTTACTGATAAGTCTTTTTCTACTATTCTTCCACATCCTGAGCATCTTTGCGATGTATATGCTGGATTTACTTTTATGAATATTTTTCCTTCTCTCTCCGCTTTATACTGTAGAATATTTGTCTAACATTCCCCATCCTGCATTTGCTATTGATTTTGCAAGTTTATGATTTTTCATCATATTTTTTACTTGCAAATCTTCAACGCATATAATGTCATTATGTTTTACTATGTTATAGCTTATTTTGTGGAGATAGTCTCTTCTCTGATTTGCTACTTTTTCATGAAGCTTCGCTAATCTTTTCTTTTGCTTTTCTCTGTTTTTGCTTCCTTTCTTTTTTCTTGATAATTGTCTCTGTGCTTTTTTTAGTTTCTTCTCTGATTTTTGTAGCCATCTAGGATTTGAGTATAATTCTCCATCTGATGTTGCAGCTATTGAGTTTATTCCTTTGTCTATTCCTATTGCTTTTTCTCTTATGACTGTTTTTTCTTTTTCTTCTTCTACTTCAATTGACAGGTTAATATACCACTTTCCTGCATGGTATTTTATGTTTATTGTTTTTACTTTTGTCGGATCAAAATTTCTGTGTGCTTTTATTTTTATATGCCCTATATTTTTTATGTACACATATCCTTCTTTTCCAAAGTTTCTTTTCGCTTCGCATTGTGGAAGTGTTATAGATGTGTAGTGGTATTTGTCTTTGAATTTAGGATATTTTGCTCTTTTGTCAAAGAAGTTTTTATATGCCCTATCTAATCTTCTCAACACATCCTGTAATATCTGCGATTGTACTAATTTGTATTCTGGATGTTCTTTTTTGTATTTTGGAAGCATGTTTTGCTGTTCTTCGTATGTAAGTCCTTTGCCATATTCTTTGTAATGTTTTATTCTTTGATCTAGTGAGTAATTGTATAATTTGCGGCACAAATATAATGTATAAAAGAGTTTTTCTTCTTGCTCTTTTGTTGGTTCTATGAGAAAATGCTGACATAACATCATTTTTTCTCGCCTTGGCTTTCTACGATAAAATTTTCTGCATCTATTATGACATATTATTCTATGGCAGACAATAGAAATTCATCTCCCACCTATAGAGGATGGGAGACTTCTTTCAAGCCTTCGTTAAAAAATCATAATGTGATTAATAACTGATCCAATTATTAGCACATATAGATCTTTATCTAGATCTCTTATTTTTGTACATTTTTCCTATTGCATCAGCGGAAAGTATAGCAGCATAAACATCTGCAGCAACAACTTTAAAGGGCATATTGTGAATAGTTTCATCAGGCGCACAGGAAGCTTCTGCAACTTTTTTAATCTTTTCATAATTTATTTCTTTAATTCCAATATCTTCTAACGTAACAGGGAGTCCAACACTCATGCAAAACTCTACTACTTCCTCAATCTCCTCTAAAGGACTATTTTCAAGCACCAACTGTACCAATGTTCCAAAAGCTACTTTTTCACCGTGATATAATTGGTGACACTCTTCAATAACAGTAAATCCATTGTGTATGGCATGAGCAGCAGCAAGTCCACCACTTTCAAAACCTATTCCACTTAAATATGTATTAGCTTCTACTATGTTTTCAACAGCTTTTGTGACAGTTTTATTTTCAACAGCAAGTTTTGCTTTTAATCCATCTTCAAGTAAAGTATCATAGCAAAGTTTGGCCAGTGCCATTGCAGCTTTTGTAGATTTTGCTCCAGCCATCGTAGATGCATTAGAACGTAGACATGCTCTTGCTTCAAAATAAGTAGCTAGAGCGTCACCCATTCCAGCAACAAGAAGTCTTGCAGGGGCACTAGCTATAATTTCAGTATCTACAAGCACTAAATCAGGATTTTTAGGAAGCAAAAGATACTTACTAAAGATTCCCTCACTTGTGTAAATTACAGATAATGCACTACAAGGGGCATCTGTTGAAGCTATAGTAGGAACTATAACTACCGGAATATTTTCGTAATAAGCAACTGCTTTTACAGTATCAAATATTTTTCCACCGCCAATGCCAACTATGACATCAGAGTTTGTTTTCTTAACAAAATTTCTAAGTCTTTCGATTTCTTCTTCAGAACATTCTCCGCCAAATGATTCAAAACAAAGCGAAATCTCTGTGTTGGAGAAGCTTTCTTCAATTATAGATTTTGTTCTGATAATACCATTACTACTAGCAATAACAAGAAAATTTTTCCCTAAAGATTTTGTATGTTCGCTAATTCTTCTAAGTTCTCCATTGCCTTGTACATATTTCGAAGGGCCTATTATAGCTTTTGTCATCGTTAACAACTCCTTCAATTTAAATATATTATATAAAATTTGTTAAATATATAACATATTATATACATAAAATTTGCATGAGTCAATATAATTAGGAAATTTAGTCTAATAAATTTAGGAAAAATTACAGTGCAGAATTTTTATTTTAGTCTTGCTTGCTTAAAAACTTTGTTATGATATGAAACCTAAATTTTACATGTCCAAAGAAGGCTTTGCACATACACATATCTTTCGCAATTTTAACTACACATCTAACATGCTTAACTTTAAAATAAATATGATAAATCTTAAGTTAGTCTTGATTTTATCAATAAAAAATTTAGGCATGCACCAAAACAATTCTAACACACTTATGTTGTCACAACACGTAAGATTTACCATTGCCATATATATTAAGAAATAATGTTTCATCATTTCTAAACTCTCTATCCTATTGGTAGAATAGATCATATTTTATCAATAAACATTTTCAGCTACTGAATTATATAAAACTGATACTCTTTCATTTAACTTGTCAAAATATAATAAACTTTAAATCAATTGATGGTTTCTTGTGAAGAAGCGGGTATATGACAAAAGCGCAACTGTAAAACATGCTATTGCTGTAGTAGATGTCATCATAAATGTAACCATCATCTGATATTTAACCGCATTTACAGGATCAACACCGCCAAGAATTAAACCTGTCATCATTCCTGGCAACTGCACAATTCCAAGTGTTTTCATACTATCTATCGTAGGCATCATTCCTGTTTTGATAGCTGTTTTTAGTATTTTCTGCGATGCTTGTCTTGAATTAGCACCTAGCGAAAGATATGTTTCGATCTCATGCCTTCTATTTTTCATCTCATCTTTAAGCCTTGACACTGTTAATCCAGATGAAACCATTGCATTTCCGATTATCATACCCGAGACTGGAATCACTTCCTGTGGTTTAAAGTGTATACTGCCAAATAATATGAGTGCAGTAAGTGTAATAGCAGCACCAAATGCAATAGATATTGTTATAAAATAAAACACATATGGTATTCCCTTTCCTCTTTTTGCCGCATTATTTCCTGCTACAATAATCATTACAATAACCATCGCAAGTGTAAATAATATATTATTGGCGCTAAAAATATAATGAAGAATATATCCAACAATCGTAAGCTGTACAACCGCTCTTACAGAGCCAATAATTACTTCTTTTTCAACGCCAAGTTTTTGATAATATGAAATAAAAATCGATACCAATACGAGACTTGATGACAATATAAGTGACAATACGCTCATTCAGTTTCCTCCTTTGTCAATTTCCCATCGATAAAAAGCTTTGTTACATCGTTTTTAGGATTCAAGAAAAAAGTTCTTGTTTCTCCGTATTCAACTAGTCGACCTTTGTTTATAAAAACAGTATAATCTCCAACACGTTTTGCCTGTTCCATATTATGCGTAATCCAAATAAATGTAAGATTTAATTTGTTTTTTAAATCCATTACAAGCTCCTCAATCACTTGTGTAGATGCTGGATCTAGTGCAGACGTCGGTTCATCTAGCAGTAAAACTTCAGGTTCATTTGCAAGTGTCCTTGCTATGGAAATTCTCTGTGCTTCACCACCAGATAAATCATCGACTTTTCTTGTTCTATAATTTTTATCAAGCCCAACTATACTTAAATAATATTCCACGTCAATACCTTTCTTTCCTTTAAGCATAGGTCCGTATTTAATATTGTCTTCAACCGTACCATCAAAAAGATATGGCTGCTGAAAAACCATTCCAATCTTTCGCCTAAGTTCGATTATGTCATAATCTTTTATATCCTTTCCGTCTATCAATATTTTGCCTTCAGTTGGGTCAATAAGTCTATTTATTAATTTTATCAAAGTAGACTTACCAGCACCTGACGGCCCTATGATGGTGTATATATAACCCGTAGGAATTTCAATTGTTATGTCTTTCAATATTACCTCGTCAGAATCACTATAGCCTACATCTATAAACTTTATCTCTCTCATTTTGTGCACCTCACAAAAAATCATAACACATCATTTATTTTACATGTTCCCTATCTTTTATGTATACTAAATACTGTAAAAAAAATCTGCATCTCAATCTAGTTAATCATGAATATAGACCAAAATCGGCACAAACAAAGTATATAAATCAAATCAAGTTTTCTCATCTATAGTTAATTAATCTTATGATGGCACTGTAAACGAGAATAAATCCAATTATAATTGGTATTGCAAATGAAATAATATTTAATACATTAGCACTATCAATTATCGCAATTATTGAAGATATTAATATTATCAATCCAATAGACAATTGTATAACCGGATTTTTACCAATTCCTTTTATTGGCTTTGAAACGCGTCCTGTTCCTATATAATAGCCTGGATTATATTGATTCTCTTCCCACTCATCTAAGTCTTTTAATTTCTCATTCAACATATTTTTCTTACTTTTATTTAATTTATTACTTTTTTTCATAAATAGCGCTCCATCCAACAAATATATTTTTTATTTTTAAAAATACCTTTGATTTATAATATCACAATAAAAAGATAAATTTCAACCATATTTTGCCGTCAAATAATCATTTCTTCTAAATAATATGCTTAAATAAAGGAATAAACAAAGAGATGTCGAATTAATATATTTAGATATAAGACACTATAATTTTTTAAAACTATTTACGGAGGTATTCATATGTACGATGTTGTAGCTTTGGGCGAATTGTTAATAGATTTTACGCCTGCTGGTAAATCAGAAAATGGAAATACACTCTTTGAAATGAATCCTGGCGGAGCACCTTCAAATGTACTAACTGCTGTAACGAAGTTAGGCGGTAAATGTGCTTTTATAGGAAAAGTTGGAGACGACCAATTTGGACATTTTTTAAAGCAAGTTCTTGAAAATAATAATATCGCTACTACAGGCTTAAAAAACACTTGTCTGGCAAATACAACACTGGCTTTTGTCCATTTAGACAAATCTGGTGACAGAAGTTTTACATTCTATCGAAATCCAGGTGCCGATATGATGCTGAATAATGATGACATTAACCTAGATTTAATAGACAGTAGCAAAATATTTCATTTTGGATCTCTATCTCTTACAGATGAACCTTCAAGAAGTGCGACCATAACTGCTTTAAAATATGCCAAGCAAAACAAAAAAATAATATCTTACGATCCAATTGGAGGCCACCACTGTGGAAAGATGAAACAATAGCCAAAAAAGAAATCTTTTTCCCATTAAAGTATGTAGATATAGCAAAGCTGTCTTTAGAAGAATTGCATTTCTTAACTGGTGAATCGAATATTCAAATAGCTAGCGATATATTATACAATATGGGAATCAAGCTTGTATTGGTGACATTAGGTCAAGACGGTTGCTATTACAAACATTCATCAGGTTCTGGGCACATACCTGCATATCGTGTCGATGTGGTAGACACAACAGGAGCAGGCGATGCATTTTTAGGTGCTGTTTTATACAACATATCAAAAATTGATTTTCCGATAGAAAAAATATCATCTAAAAAAATTGCACAAATCGTCAAATTTGCGAATGTTGTAGGTGGCCTATGCACAACAAAAAGGGGTGCAATCCCATCAATACCGACATATGATGAAGTAGAAAATTTTTTAAGGAAAATGAGTGAAATGTAATTAGCAATCAAAGCGGTAGAAAATGCCTGCTTAAATGTTAAACAAAAGATATTATTCTACATAGTAATTGGGAGTGCAGTACATAAGCACTAAATTCGAGGATTATGTGGCTTCTAAGGGTATTGTTCATTCCTTTTGCAGGAAAGACAATCCCTATGACAATGCTTGTATCGAATCCTTTCATTCTGTATTAAAAAAGGAATCTATACTAATTTTAAAATATAGACCTTTATATAATTCAAGTCAATAACTGCAGAAATTTATAAGCAGTTATTGACCTTCTATACAAATAAATTTACTCACTAAATGATATTAAAATTCTATCATCATGCTGTCGTTTTTGGCTGATTCTATTATTTTGTCTATTATCAACTGACTTTTATAGGCCTCTTCAAAAGTAGGCGTTTCTTTATGTACTATTTTCCCCTCTACAATGTTCAAAAAGAAATTCATAAGGCTAGCCATATGCATATCTACCATAAATCCTAATGAATATTTCGGATCTGGATATATTGTATCAACATATTTTGAGAATGTGCTCTTCTCTTTATAATTGCCGACAATATACTGATTATCCTGTTTTTTGTAAACAAAAGCATATCTAGGTTGCTTTGTAGATATGGTTATAGAACCTTTTGTACCGTATATCTCAAATCGCGTCTCTTCTTCTATATCCGCTGATATCCTAGATGTCTCCACTGTCCCCCATGCACCATTCTGCATCTTAAAATATGCTTCTGTCCAGTCATCTACATCTACTTCTTCGTATGAATCAAATCCATTTGATGTGGGTCTTTTCTTAAAATATGTCTCTGATCTTGCTTGCAATATCTTTACTTCTCCAAGCATAAACCTTATTGCATCCACAAGGTGTATTCCCAAGTCAATTACTGCTCCTCCACCAGATGTATCAAATCGCATTTTCCACGACATAGGTCTTTTAGGATCTAGATATCCCGAATGTAGCATTAAAGCTTTAAAATTTAGCACATCCCCTATCTCGCCATTGTTTATTATGTCCCTCGCCTGATTTATTGCTGGCATAAATCTATACATGAGGGCCGCTTGGTTTATGACATTTTTTTCTCTTGCCATGCTCATCAATTCAAAAGCTTCATCACCATTTAATCCGATAGGCTTTTCAAGATAAATGTTTAAACCTTTTTTCATAACCTCAACTGCCTGTTTCTTATGCAGATAGTTTGGAGTACATATATCGACAGCAGTAAGATCATTATCTTGCAAAAGTTCGTCTATTGTTTTTACACCACCTTCAAAAAAATACGGCAGGTCATCTATGTTATTCTTGCAAACTTGTCCAAATTTTACTGTAAATGGTAATCTTTTAAAGATTAGAGGGATTGCAAAACAAGCTGTAGCATGAATCGTCCCTATGTATCCAAGCCCTATGAAACCTAATTTTATTTCTTTTGCCATATTAATACCATCCTTAACTTTTATAATTTCAACCAACTTATTTTTAATACAATTCTTAATTAACTTGTACTTGCTTAATTTTAGCTAATATACAATCATAACCACACATCTAGCGTGTAGTTATGATTGTATAATTTATAACTATTTAAGTATCCCTAAAGCATAGCCTAAAATTCCTATTGCAAAAAATCCAAATATAATCCATATGGCATTGACTTTCTTTTTTAATAGTGACATTGTCGCAAACGTTAGCAACAATGGTAAAAGTCCTGGTAATAATTGATCTAATATGTCTTGTACAGTTGTTGTAACAGTCTTTCCGTTAGTAACTACTTTTGAAACCACCACAGGTACATTTATCGTGGTCCATTTTGAAACTAATGCACCCATTACAAATAATCCAAGTATTGCTGCGCCTTCTGTTAATTTCTGTAATCTATTGCCACGCATATCTGCTATTATATTAGCCCCTTGCTTATATCCATACATTATACCATACCATCTTACTGCAAGTCTAACAGCATTAAATAAGACAAAGAAAAGTATAGGTCCAAGTATATTACCTGTCATAGCTATAGTAGCACCTAGTGCTGCAAATACAGGTCTTATTGTTCCCCAAAATATAGGATCACCTACACCAGCTAATGGACCCATAAGACCAACTTTTAAACCATTTATCGTAGAATCTTCTATTGGTGCACCATTAGCTTTTTCTTCTTCCATTGCGGCTGTTACACCTAATATAGGTGCAGTAACATATGGATGTGTATTAAAAAATTCAAGATGCCTTTTAATTGCTTGTTTTCTTTCTTCCCCACTATAAAGTCTTCTTATGATAGGTACCATCTCAAAACAAAATCCTAATG contains the following coding sequences:
- the manZ gene encoding PTS mannose transporter subunit IID; this translates as MEEAKKKLTKKDLISMFIRSNFHQGSWNFERMQALGFCFEMVPIIRRLYSGEERKQAIKRHLEFFNTHPYVTAPILGVTAAMEEEKANGAPIEDSTINGLKVGLMGPLAGVGDPIFWGTIRPVFAALGATIAMTGNILGPILFFVLFNAVRLAVRWYGIMYGYKQGANIIADMRGNRLQKLTEGAAILGLFVMGALVSKWTTINVPVVVSKVVTNGKTVTTTVQDILDQLLPGLLPLLLTFATMSLLKKKVNAIWIIFGFFAIGILGYALGILK